Proteins from a single region of Paraglaciecola sp. T6c:
- a CDS encoding acyl-homoserine-lactone synthase has product MRQIKVIDKNNNEFGRNPELINDMFKLRSEVFKGRLGWDVESDKGLEKDFFDNQQPSYIAMLNESDDIVGGWRAIPTTKSYMLKDIFPELLRGELAPEEKNIWEISRFAISKNRTGKSARVASEDTAALVSSFYSFAIKNGITDYVLVTTTACERILRYLGVNMRRMGDGQAMQIGVEKSVALWVKVDNNLNINPIH; this is encoded by the coding sequence ATGAGACAAATAAAAGTAATAGATAAAAACAATAATGAATTTGGACGTAATCCAGAGTTAATTAATGATATGTTCAAATTAAGATCTGAAGTCTTTAAAGGGCGATTAGGTTGGGATGTCGAATCTGATAAAGGCTTGGAAAAAGACTTTTTTGATAACCAGCAGCCAAGTTATATTGCTATGTTGAATGAGAGCGATGATATTGTTGGTGGATGGCGTGCAATACCAACAACAAAAAGTTATATGCTAAAAGATATATTCCCAGAGTTATTGAGAGGGGAGTTAGCACCTGAGGAAAAAAATATTTGGGAAATAAGTCGCTTTGCTATTAGTAAAAATAGAACAGGGAAATCTGCTCGAGTCGCAAGCGAAGATACAGCTGCTTTAGTAAGTTCATTTTATTCATTTGCGATTAAAAATGGCATTACAGATTATGTACTGGTAACCACCACGGCCTGTGAGCGAATTCTTCGGTATTTGGGCGTAAATATGCGCAGAATGGGAGATGGTCAGGCGATGCAAATTGGGGTAGAGAAATCTGTCGCCCTATGGGTTAAAGTGGACAACAATTTAAATATTAATCCTATTCATTAA
- a CDS encoding DUF6895 family protein, whose translation MNNQNFAESSTTLKYLEKRINKIDNWVDRNLSCFQPLVADCPKGTDYRRKAFGEAGLYIYVAAQYEAFGSPTALVESYWETISCNDYLDLARRNLSTYGLYAFPVAVANSLGKSTEKLDAYFEDTYLSTHLRSIELPPFRLMDNLFFAKMYGLSEMPYSVEEVNRLTNMNRLPDPIQCDEAQAYALTHNIFYLTGMKVNHDFLGLEPTYGHLQLQALEALFVRYMANNNLDLALELLMCLILTGLCKRWHLQYALDLVDKNLIDHTIVPGPGEPEGFEKLSETSDEFQTWVKHYHTMLVAGMTFRLAATHIDSIWARGPSLSYFAAYASGQLVRLLNDYNLPLALTVLKTLEEQIPDIRRLDIEYILTFSLRFIEQQCQADGKVGFYYDQYHALTTTGKTWEEAVDTIQVPLLNIHRQINWQQFDALAS comes from the coding sequence ATGAATAATCAAAATTTTGCAGAAAGTAGTACGACGTTAAAATACTTAGAAAAAAGAATTAATAAAATTGATAACTGGGTAGATAGAAACTTGTCATGCTTCCAACCGCTAGTCGCTGACTGCCCCAAAGGGACTGATTATCGCCGTAAAGCGTTCGGCGAAGCTGGCTTGTACATATATGTAGCCGCACAATATGAAGCATTTGGATCACCAACAGCATTAGTTGAGAGCTATTGGGAAACCATCTCTTGCAACGACTACCTGGATTTAGCTAGGCGGAATCTCTCCACATATGGTCTTTATGCATTCCCTGTCGCTGTGGCAAACAGCTTGGGCAAAAGTACTGAAAAACTAGATGCTTATTTCGAAGATACTTACCTATCTACTCATTTACGATCTATAGAACTCCCCCCTTTTCGACTGATGGATAACCTGTTTTTCGCAAAAATGTATGGGTTATCTGAAATGCCGTATTCAGTTGAAGAGGTGAATAGGTTGACCAACATGAATCGTCTGCCAGATCCGATTCAATGTGATGAAGCGCAAGCTTATGCTTTAACGCATAATATTTTTTACTTGACTGGTATGAAGGTCAATCATGACTTTCTTGGGCTTGAGCCTACGTACGGACACCTTCAGTTACAAGCTCTAGAAGCTCTTTTCGTGCGCTATATGGCAAATAATAATTTAGATTTGGCGTTAGAGTTATTGATGTGTTTGATTTTGACAGGACTTTGCAAGCGTTGGCATTTACAGTATGCATTAGACTTGGTAGACAAGAATTTAATAGATCACACTATAGTACCGGGCCCAGGTGAGCCAGAAGGTTTCGAAAAGCTAAGTGAAACCAGTGATGAATTTCAAACGTGGGTCAAGCATTACCACACAATGCTTGTGGCGGGCATGACATTTAGACTCGCCGCGACCCATATAGATAGCATATGGGCAAGAGGCCCCTCATTATCTTACTTCGCAGCATATGCTTCAGGACAGTTGGTTAGACTGCTTAATGATTACAACTTGCCATTAGCACTGACGGTGCTCAAGACTTTAGAAGAGCAAATACCAGATATTCGGCGTTTAGATATAGAGTATATCCTCACCTTTTCTCTGCGTTTTATCGAGCAACAATGCCAAGCAGACGGCAAAGTTGGCTTTTACTATGATCAATACCACGCGTTAACGACAACGGGGAAAACTTGGGAAGAAGCCGTTGATACGATTCAAGTGCCTTTATTGAATATTCACCGCCAAATCAATTGGCAACAATTCGATGCTTTAGCAAGCTAA
- a CDS encoding helix-turn-helix transcriptional regulator, with protein sequence MMQVEEFYELLESVDESSSIDALKETCERFCQLIDIPFYLLGVIGQTSSYSPTIRVISNYPEKWLEFYFKESEQQNDPVVKYIFEKQSPIRWDKLVEYQDFSSTKGLLVFEKAAAYGLYNGLSIPIRSTSENIAVFSVAIDERSDANRVLDNAQMFCHTFATHLFERYVLLEISASDETDRRELTKRELECLFWACEGKTAWEISQIINVSERTVLFHLGNSNTKLGAINRQHAVALAIKKGIIKPNI encoded by the coding sequence ATGATGCAAGTCGAAGAATTCTACGAATTACTAGAAAGTGTAGACGAAAGTAGCTCAATTGATGCTCTAAAGGAAACTTGCGAAAGGTTCTGTCAGCTAATTGATATCCCGTTTTATTTATTGGGCGTCATCGGGCAAACATCCTCATACTCACCGACGATTAGAGTTATTTCGAATTATCCAGAGAAATGGCTCGAGTTTTACTTTAAGGAAAGTGAACAACAAAACGACCCTGTTGTTAAATACATCTTTGAAAAGCAATCTCCTATCCGCTGGGACAAACTCGTTGAGTACCAAGACTTTTCTTCTACTAAAGGTTTGCTCGTTTTCGAAAAAGCAGCGGCATATGGCTTGTACAATGGGCTAAGCATCCCTATTCGATCTACTTCTGAGAATATCGCCGTATTCAGTGTAGCGATAGATGAACGTTCCGATGCGAATAGAGTATTAGATAACGCTCAGATGTTTTGCCACACATTTGCAACGCACTTATTCGAGCGATACGTTCTGCTTGAGATAAGTGCAAGCGACGAAACAGATAGACGGGAGCTAACGAAAAGAGAACTTGAATGCCTGTTTTGGGCTTGTGAAGGTAAAACTGCCTGGGAAATTTCGCAGATAATAAATGTTTCTGAGCGAACAGTTTTATTTCACTTAGGTAACTCAAACACCAAGCTAGGCGCTATTAATCGACAGCATGCTGTCGCGCTAGCGATTAAGAAGGGCATTATTAAACCAAATATCTAA
- a CDS encoding VOC family protein, with amino-acid sequence MQQSVCNVSVLVDDYDKGIEFYTQSLGFTLLEDIKNGPDSRWVRIAPNNDAGQIGAALVLMKAAVNQQQWVGNQTGGSVSFFLQTDDFHRDYQNMLQREVVFLEEPRDEPYATVAIFQDCFGNKWDLLQPK; translated from the coding sequence ATGCAACAAAGCGTATGTAACGTAAGTGTATTGGTCGACGATTACGATAAAGGCATTGAGTTTTACACCCAGTCATTGGGTTTCACTTTGCTTGAGGATATTAAAAACGGCCCAGATTCTCGCTGGGTGCGGATTGCTCCAAACAATGATGCTGGCCAAATAGGTGCCGCTTTAGTGCTGATGAAAGCGGCTGTTAACCAGCAGCAATGGGTGGGCAATCAAACAGGTGGTAGTGTGTCGTTTTTCCTGCAAACGGATGACTTTCACCGTGATTATCAAAACATGCTGCAACGCGAAGTGGTCTTTTTAGAAGAGCCAAGAGATGAGCCCTACGCCACAGTGGCAATATTCCAAGACTGTTTTGGCAACAAGTGGGATTTGCTGCAACCTAAGTAA
- a CDS encoding substrate-binding periplasmic protein, which produces MRLCRLAIILLVLPLNAKLAKATELYELTFAVNTPGSFPYLYYDDPSQTYKGIVPDFFANLKRRERVDVTFVDSNQQRSETFVKEGKVDLYLANVGWVSEPNKVITSIPIIQHKTFLYSLTPFDDNFDFAVVDSKRVCTQQGYVYTGLQASIDAGRLVRFESSSKVTLGSMLAKGRCDYAVLNNYSAKLVFSRPEFCGVTIYQSPKATSTIPLNIIMRPALHKVKALIDAELTGFKASGKATQSLAAHSSIPRFPMQGQCSSV; this is translated from the coding sequence GTGCGCTTGTGTAGACTTGCCATAATACTTCTTGTGTTACCGCTTAACGCGAAGTTGGCGAAAGCTACCGAACTCTATGAACTTACCTTTGCGGTCAACACTCCCGGTTCTTTTCCCTATTTATATTACGACGACCCTTCACAAACGTATAAAGGGATCGTGCCGGACTTTTTTGCAAATTTAAAACGTCGAGAACGAGTAGACGTTACCTTCGTGGATTCAAACCAACAGCGAAGTGAAACATTTGTAAAAGAAGGTAAAGTCGATTTATATCTTGCGAATGTGGGCTGGGTATCTGAGCCTAACAAGGTCATTACCAGCATACCGATTATTCAGCATAAGACCTTTTTATATAGTCTCACGCCGTTTGATGACAATTTTGACTTCGCTGTCGTTGATAGTAAGCGTGTGTGTACCCAACAAGGGTATGTTTATACTGGTTTACAAGCCTCAATCGACGCTGGGAGATTGGTCCGTTTTGAATCCTCTAGTAAAGTTACGCTGGGTTCGATGTTGGCAAAGGGCCGTTGTGATTACGCGGTGCTCAACAATTACAGTGCTAAACTGGTTTTTTCTCGCCCCGAATTCTGTGGTGTAACAATTTATCAGTCCCCAAAAGCAACTAGCACGATCCCGTTGAATATTATTATGCGCCCTGCACTACACAAGGTGAAAGCTCTCATTGATGCTGAGCTCACAGGGTTTAAAGCAAGTGGTAAGGCGACTCAATCTTTAGCAGCACATTCTTCGATTCCTCGCTTTCCAATGCAGGGTCAATGTAGCTCTGTCTAA
- a CDS encoding class I SAM-dependent methyltransferase — protein sequence MPDNSYINAVTHTVAKSPATAPVKMAPVVTVPENASPELVEKAKNLASVWQLNFDGNVRHGLVLMQSEAHLALKQLDEPKVGEVLVDFASDALTFRRLHGGGKKEAVAKAVGLKGQSEWRVLDATAGLGRDAFVLASLGCRVDMIERSPVVAALLADGLERAHHSAELSAWLPQRMRLHHGIAVDLMANWCNEPANLAPDVVYLDPMFPHRKKSAAVKKEMRLFQQLLGPDEDADGLLAPALALAKKRVVVKRPAGAPFLAQQKPHIEMQGKANRFDVYLIN from the coding sequence ATGCCTGATAATTCTTACATCAACGCGGTGACACATACCGTTGCAAAATCGCCAGCCACAGCACCTGTAAAGATGGCTCCTGTAGTCACTGTGCCAGAAAACGCCAGCCCCGAACTTGTTGAAAAAGCTAAAAACTTAGCATCTGTGTGGCAATTGAACTTCGATGGTAATGTCAGACATGGCTTAGTGTTGATGCAAAGCGAAGCGCATTTAGCGTTAAAGCAATTAGATGAGCCAAAAGTAGGCGAGGTACTAGTGGACTTTGCCTCTGACGCCCTGACGTTTAGGCGACTGCACGGTGGTGGTAAAAAAGAAGCCGTCGCCAAAGCGGTTGGTTTAAAAGGGCAGAGCGAATGGAGAGTTTTAGATGCCACAGCAGGCCTTGGGCGAGATGCGTTCGTGCTCGCAAGCCTAGGCTGCAGGGTTGATATGATTGAGCGCTCCCCAGTGGTAGCCGCCTTGTTAGCAGATGGACTTGAGCGAGCACACCACAGTGCAGAGCTAAGTGCTTGGCTGCCCCAACGAATGCGCTTACATCATGGCATCGCCGTTGATTTAATGGCGAACTGGTGTAACGAACCAGCAAATCTTGCTCCCGATGTGGTGTACCTTGACCCTATGTTCCCGCATCGTAAAAAAAGTGCTGCAGTGAAAAAAGAAATGCGCCTTTTTCAGCAATTGCTTGGTCCTGACGAAGACGCCGATGGGCTGCTCGCCCCCGCACTCGCGTTAGCCAAAAAGCGCGTGGTGGTAAAACGCCCAGCCGGTGCCCCTTTTTTAGCACAGCAAAAGCCCCATATCGAAATGCAAGGCAAGGCGAATCGCTTTGATGTATATCTGATTAATTAG
- a CDS encoding ATP-binding cassette domain-containing protein yields the protein MLNARFPKKQVQLEIQKLSKSYDENQTALNNISLTLTPGIIGLVGSNGAGKSTLLKLIAQLERPSSGSIQLNGQDVADCPHLIRQRLGLLPQHFAVYENLTAKQFLQYLAAVKQVARTHVEQDISELLHALNLHEFENQKISTFSGGMRQRIGIAQALLGAPDILIFDEPTVGLDPHERVAFRSLLKKLAKDKIIILSSHIISDLASISDNILVLARGEVCAFNTPENLLQHMKGKVWDIMVENSEVRQIETLFKVCDTQSFDEKTRLRVIHDTPPNECASSIAPNLEDAYLFFTAPCPLQEH from the coding sequence ATGTTAAACGCAAGGTTTCCAAAAAAACAAGTTCAGCTGGAAATACAAAAATTAAGCAAGTCGTACGACGAAAATCAAACAGCGCTCAATAACATAAGCTTAACGTTAACTCCTGGCATAATTGGATTAGTCGGATCAAACGGTGCCGGCAAATCGACTCTGCTTAAGTTAATTGCGCAGTTGGAGCGTCCCAGCTCTGGCAGCATCCAATTAAATGGCCAAGATGTGGCAGATTGCCCGCACTTAATCAGGCAACGATTAGGCCTGCTCCCGCAACACTTTGCTGTCTATGAAAATTTAACGGCAAAACAATTTTTGCAGTATTTAGCCGCGGTTAAACAGGTGGCCAGAACGCATGTAGAGCAAGATATCTCTGAATTGTTACATGCGCTCAACTTACATGAATTTGAAAACCAAAAAATTTCAACGTTTTCAGGTGGCATGCGTCAACGAATCGGTATCGCACAAGCGCTGCTTGGAGCACCCGACATACTGATTTTTGATGAGCCTACCGTTGGGTTAGACCCCCATGAACGAGTTGCCTTTCGCAGCCTGCTAAAGAAATTAGCCAAAGACAAAATTATTATTTTATCTAGCCATATCATTTCTGACCTCGCCTCGATATCAGATAATATCTTAGTACTCGCTAGGGGAGAGGTTTGTGCCTTCAACACACCTGAAAATTTACTTCAGCATATGAAGGGAAAGGTGTGGGACATCATGGTGGAAAACTCAGAAGTGAGGCAAATTGAGACCCTGTTTAAAGTTTGTGATACACAATCTTTTGACGAGAAAACGCGATTAAGGGTTATTCACGACACTCCCCCTAATGAATGTGCCAGTTCTATCGCCCCCAATTTAGAAGACGCGTATCTATTTTTTACAGCCCCTTGCCCTTTGCAGGAGCACTAA
- a CDS encoding DUF6895 family protein, whose product MNKLKSESFRKDIENKIKNIDIWIDENKEYFDLYRISDSETTFLHRKSFCEYSLYLLVCNNHTIKSKSKIVEKQFFDQLKDEKFLQLAKANRELFLAFGLPIAVAKHLGVNNTEHENYFTDELYSQHARSLELVPFRMMDYIFATQIHGDLAHIFPVKSLYAMSNFTRLPDPIHTDESQAYALTHNVFYLTGMRKCHDFLDVGLRFDHGIAGSLEALLIKYIAKQDLDVSLELLASLALTGHCKEWHLDLVFCEIAKVIQNDTIIPGPVGRMGDDVKQRHGEKFQTWAKNYHTMLVAAMCLRIIYDQLDDIFVDADPVDLKLIYSLGHSLRLADEYNLPLLLTVLKSLETDREAIETVGLGHVIDNTIQFVNSQRNERGSIGYFHDEKMKNKSNCFETSVHNTIKKIDDCIDWKKLAIA is encoded by the coding sequence ATGAATAAATTGAAAAGTGAATCATTTAGGAAAGACATAGAAAACAAAATTAAAAACATAGACATTTGGATAGATGAAAATAAAGAATATTTTGATTTATATAGAATTTCAGATAGTGAAACTACATTTTTACATAGAAAGTCATTTTGCGAATATTCTCTGTATTTACTAGTGTGTAATAACCATACAATTAAATCAAAAAGCAAAATCGTTGAAAAACAATTCTTTGATCAACTGAAAGATGAAAAATTTCTTCAATTAGCTAAAGCAAATCGCGAACTTTTCCTCGCCTTTGGATTACCCATTGCAGTCGCGAAGCACCTTGGGGTTAACAACACAGAACACGAAAACTATTTTACGGACGAGCTTTATTCACAACATGCACGTTCGTTGGAGTTAGTGCCCTTTCGTATGATGGATTATATTTTTGCTACGCAGATCCACGGCGACTTAGCACATATATTCCCAGTAAAAAGTCTATATGCCATGTCAAACTTCACCCGTTTACCCGACCCTATTCACACTGATGAGTCCCAGGCATACGCTTTAACGCATAACGTGTTTTATCTGACCGGCATGCGCAAATGCCATGACTTTTTAGATGTTGGGCTGCGTTTCGACCATGGGATTGCCGGCTCTCTAGAGGCCCTGCTAATAAAATATATTGCAAAGCAAGATCTCGACGTATCGCTAGAGTTACTTGCGTCCCTCGCCTTAACTGGGCATTGCAAAGAATGGCATTTGGACTTGGTTTTTTGTGAAATCGCCAAGGTGATACAAAACGACACAATCATTCCAGGTCCGGTAGGGCGAATGGGTGATGATGTTAAGCAGCGCCACGGAGAAAAGTTCCAAACGTGGGCTAAAAATTATCACACCATGCTGGTCGCAGCGATGTGCTTGCGAATTATTTATGATCAATTAGACGACATTTTTGTTGACGCGGATCCTGTCGATTTAAAGCTCATATATTCCCTGGGTCACTCCCTAAGATTAGCCGACGAGTACAACCTTCCCCTTCTACTGACCGTTCTCAAATCACTTGAAACTGATCGTGAAGCAATTGAGACAGTCGGTTTGGGCCATGTCATTGATAACACAATTCAATTTGTTAATTCACAACGGAATGAGCGCGGCTCTATTGGCTATTTTCATGACGAAAAAATGAAGAATAAAAGTAACTGCTTCGAAACTTCAGTCCACAACACGATTAAAAAGATTGATGACTGTATCGACTGGAAGAAACTAGCAATTGCTTAA
- a CDS encoding peroxiredoxin codes for MINVGDTLPEVTFSLRENGEASNPTTVDLFADKKVVLFAVPGAFTPTCSNTHLPGYIALADKLAAKGVDSIICLSVNDAFVMEAWGKSQNAENVTMLADGGAAFSQAIGLAKDTGTFGGLRSGRYSMLVENGVVKALNIEAPGKFEVSDAQTMLAALNG; via the coding sequence ATGATCAACGTTGGCGATACCTTACCCGAAGTGACTTTTAGCTTGCGCGAAAATGGCGAAGCTAGTAACCCCACAACCGTTGACTTATTTGCGGATAAGAAAGTGGTGTTGTTTGCTGTTCCTGGCGCATTTACACCAACTTGTTCGAATACCCATTTGCCAGGCTATATTGCTTTGGCTGACAAACTAGCGGCAAAAGGCGTTGATAGCATTATCTGTTTATCGGTGAACGATGCATTTGTGATGGAAGCCTGGGGCAAGTCACAAAACGCAGAGAACGTGACTATGCTCGCTGATGGCGGTGCTGCGTTTAGCCAAGCCATTGGCCTTGCTAAAGACACAGGCACCTTCGGTGGCTTACGCTCTGGCCGTTATTCTATGCTAGTGGAAAACGGTGTCGTTAAGGCACTAAACATCGAAGCCCCTGGCAAGTTTGAAGTCAGTGACGCGCAGACTATGTTGGCGGCATTAAACGGCTAA